One Actinomyces respiraculi DNA window includes the following coding sequences:
- a CDS encoding phospho-sugar mutase — translation MTETPSLIDEVGAWINEDPDAVTRAALSSLLAAHTAGDASATAELTDAFSGSLQFGTAGLRGRLGGGPHRMNRVVVIRAAAGLAAYLKDRLGEGFSVVIGYDARHGSAVFARDTAAVVTGAGGRAILFDRHCPTPVLAFALRHLKADAGVMVTASHNPPQDNGYKVYLGGRAVTDSGRGAQIVPPYDADIAAAIAAVGPLSSVARPESGWETIGEEIVEEYTAAACVSRVPAAADLKIVLTAMHGVGGQICRDALRRVGFDDVVVVPEQFEPDPDFPTVSFPNPEEPGALDLSLALAREVGADLVIANDPDADRCSAAVPDPHTPGGWRQLTGDEVGSLLGEQAAELAAFAGTGVLANSIVSSRLLRRIAQAHGLGHRITLTGFKWISRVPGLVFGYEEALGYCVDPKKVRDKDGISASVRLALLASVLKQQGRSLLDLLDRLAREHGLYATSPLSMRVEDLSFITEAMERLRAGGGPAHLAGSPVVDVFDLLDGASDGNGGQLPPTDGLIFKTAADDRVVIRPSGTEPKLKCYCEVVVPVAVDEPVEVARRTAADRLERIKTDLKAVLGI, via the coding sequence ATGACTGAGACCCCCTCCCTCATCGACGAGGTCGGTGCCTGGATCAACGAGGACCCGGACGCCGTCACCCGCGCAGCACTATCCTCCCTCCTGGCAGCCCACACGGCCGGTGACGCCTCGGCGACCGCCGAGCTGACCGACGCCTTCTCGGGCAGCCTCCAGTTCGGCACCGCCGGGCTGCGCGGGCGCCTGGGCGGCGGTCCCCACCGCATGAACCGGGTCGTCGTCATCCGTGCCGCGGCGGGCCTGGCCGCCTACCTCAAGGACCGCCTCGGCGAGGGCTTCAGCGTTGTCATCGGCTACGACGCCCGCCACGGCTCCGCCGTCTTCGCCCGTGACACCGCCGCCGTCGTCACCGGCGCCGGCGGGCGGGCGATACTCTTCGACCGCCACTGCCCCACCCCCGTCCTCGCCTTCGCGCTGCGGCATCTGAAGGCCGACGCCGGCGTCATGGTCACCGCCTCGCACAACCCGCCCCAGGACAACGGCTACAAGGTCTACCTGGGCGGGCGCGCCGTCACCGACTCCGGCCGCGGCGCCCAGATCGTGCCGCCCTACGACGCCGACATCGCCGCCGCGATCGCCGCCGTCGGCCCCCTCAGCAGCGTGGCCAGACCCGAGTCCGGCTGGGAGACGATCGGCGAGGAGATCGTCGAGGAGTACACGGCCGCCGCCTGTGTCTCGCGTGTGCCCGCGGCCGCGGACCTGAAGATCGTGCTCACCGCCATGCACGGCGTGGGCGGGCAGATCTGCCGGGACGCCCTCAGGCGTGTGGGCTTCGACGACGTCGTCGTCGTGCCCGAGCAGTTCGAGCCGGACCCCGACTTCCCGACCGTCTCCTTCCCCAACCCGGAGGAGCCCGGCGCCCTCGACCTGTCCCTCGCGCTGGCGCGCGAGGTCGGCGCGGACCTGGTGATCGCCAACGACCCCGACGCGGACCGCTGCTCGGCGGCCGTGCCGGACCCGCACACGCCCGGCGGGTGGCGTCAGCTCACGGGCGACGAGGTGGGCTCACTGCTGGGTGAGCAGGCCGCCGAGCTCGCGGCCTTCGCCGGCACCGGTGTGCTCGCCAACTCGATCGTCTCCTCGCGCCTGCTGCGCAGGATCGCCCAGGCGCACGGCCTGGGGCACCGCATCACGCTCACGGGCTTTAAGTGGATCAGCCGGGTGCCTGGCCTCGTCTTCGGCTACGAGGAGGCCCTGGGCTACTGCGTGGATCCCAAGAAGGTGCGGGACAAGGACGGCATCTCCGCCTCGGTGCGCCTGGCGCTGCTGGCCTCGGTGCTCAAGCAGCAGGGGCGCAGCCTGCTCGACCTGCTCGACCGCCTGGCCCGCGAGCACGGCCTGTACGCCACGAGCCCGCTGAGCATGCGCGTGGAGGACCTGTCCTTCATCACTGAGGCGATGGAGCGTCTGCGGGCGGGCGGTGGCCCGGCGCACCTGGCGGGCTCGCCGGTCGTGGACGTCTTCGACCTGCTCGACGGCGCCAGTGACGGCAACGGCGGCCAGCTGCCCCCGACGGACGGCCTCATCTTCAAGACGGCGGCGGACGACCGCGTGGTCATCCGCCCCTCGGGCACGGAGCCGAAGCTCAAGTGCTACTGCGAGGTGGTGGTGCCGGTCGCCGTCGACGAGCCCGTCGAGGTGGCCCGCCGCACGGCCGCCGACCGCCTGGAGCGCATCAAGACCGACCTGAAGGCCGTGCTCGGCATCTGA
- a CDS encoding TIGR00730 family Rossman fold protein: protein MTSREHTELRQSYRKGPVLLRGSLIPAETTDARLLTSGEGTDWLHSDPWRVLRIQSEFVEGFGALAELGPAISVFGSARTTPQEPTYALAEEVGAGLARHGYAVITGGGPGTMEAANKGAHEAGGVSVGLGIELPLEQGMNEYVDLGINFRYFFARKTMFVKYSDGFVVMPGGFGTMDELFEALTLVQTQKVDGFPVVLVDSSFWGGLMDWLRGTLVSAGVISAGDVDLVRVVDTAEEAVDDVVGSARRLRADRAARG from the coding sequence ATGACATCACGAGAGCACACAGAACTCCGACAGTCCTACCGCAAGGGACCCGTGCTGCTGCGCGGCTCCCTGATCCCCGCCGAGACCACCGACGCGCGCCTGCTCACCAGCGGCGAGGGCACCGACTGGCTCCACTCGGACCCGTGGCGGGTGCTGCGCATCCAGTCCGAATTCGTCGAGGGATTCGGCGCGCTCGCGGAGCTGGGGCCCGCCATCAGCGTCTTCGGCTCGGCGCGCACGACGCCGCAGGAGCCCACCTACGCCCTGGCCGAAGAGGTCGGCGCAGGGCTGGCCCGCCACGGTTATGCCGTCATCACCGGCGGCGGCCCCGGCACCATGGAGGCGGCGAACAAGGGAGCCCACGAGGCCGGGGGAGTGAGCGTCGGCCTCGGGATCGAGCTGCCCCTCGAGCAGGGCATGAACGAGTACGTCGATCTGGGGATCAACTTCCGCTACTTCTTCGCCCGCAAGACGATGTTCGTCAAGTACTCCGACGGCTTCGTGGTCATGCCCGGCGGCTTCGGCACGATGGACGAGCTCTTTGAGGCGCTCACGCTCGTCCAGACCCAGAAGGTTGACGGCTTCCCGGTGGTGCTCGTGGACTCCTCCTTCTGGGGCGGTCTCATGGACTGGCTGCGAGGCACCCTTGTGAGCGCCGGGGTCATCTCCGCTGGGGACGTCGACCTCGTGCGCGTCGTCGACACGGCCGAGGAGGCCGTGGACGACGTCGTCGGGTCCGCGCGCCGTCTGCGGGCCGACCGGGCCGCCCGAGGCTGA
- a CDS encoding DUF3117 domain-containing protein, with protein sequence MAAMKPRTGDGPLEVVKEGRSIIMRVPLEGGGRLVVEISPDEIKQLQEALGSVKI encoded by the coding sequence ATGGCTGCCATGAAGCCCAGGACGGGTGACGGCCCGCTCGAGGTCGTCAAGGAGGGTCGCTCCATCATCATGCGGGTCCCGCTCGAGGGAGGCGGCCGTCTCGTCGTCGAGATCAGCCCCGACGAGATCAAGCAGCTCCAGGAGGCCCTGGGCTCTGTCAAGATCTGA
- a CDS encoding O-methyltransferase, translating into MSADKTLSWSYTEEFPLEPEAQAQARRRGIELGVGPVSPATGALLSTLAAGVGARSVAEIGTGTGVSGLWLLQGMGPDGVLTTIDVEAEVQREARRAFDAAGYPGSRTRVIQGRASDVMPRMAARSYDMVVLDVDPLEAAALAEQALRMLRVGGVLAVTRALWNDHVADPARRDQTTVAARELGKALREREDLVVSLLPVGDGLLAVVRRA; encoded by the coding sequence ATGAGCGCAGACAAGACGCTGAGCTGGTCCTACACGGAGGAGTTCCCCCTTGAGCCCGAGGCCCAGGCGCAGGCCAGGCGGCGCGGCATTGAGCTGGGGGTCGGCCCGGTCTCGCCTGCCACCGGCGCGCTGCTCAGCACGCTGGCGGCCGGCGTCGGCGCCCGCTCGGTCGCCGAGATCGGCACCGGTACGGGAGTTTCGGGCCTGTGGCTACTTCAGGGGATGGGTCCCGACGGCGTGCTCACGACGATCGACGTCGAGGCCGAGGTCCAGCGGGAGGCCCGCCGCGCCTTCGACGCCGCCGGGTACCCGGGCTCGCGCACGCGTGTCATCCAGGGACGCGCCTCGGACGTCATGCCGCGTATGGCGGCGCGCTCCTACGACATGGTGGTGCTCGACGTCGACCCGCTGGAGGCGGCCGCGCTGGCCGAGCAGGCGCTGCGGATGCTGCGCGTCGGTGGGGTGCTGGCGGTGACGAGGGCGCTGTGGAACGACCACGTGGCGGACCCGGCCCGTCGTGACCAGACGACGGTGGCGGCGCGAGAGCTGGGCAAGGCGCTGCGCGAGCGCGAGGACCTCGTAGTCTCCCTGCTGCCGGTGGGTGACGGGCTGCTGGCGGTCGTGCGCCGCGCCTAA